A portion of the Rhizoctonia solani chromosome 6, complete sequence genome contains these proteins:
- a CDS encoding Retrotransposon-derived protein PEG10 has protein sequence MATRSRSTACPQSPLDQGELGPTLQATANESGSLKPEVYGEISLSRAISLLLGLQNQVIRLKQELKEIKEVNQEAQDWMGAVDQTLTRIEASNGPQPHTPEDRKPPAIEATPRPLSKANPLPAPSAPLIAWANPTKPPITFAQPTPVRAPPRVQTPAPPLPIRLRSPVAPQPAAPVAAYQAPVKVDHPNAYTGKIGNESQQWLTRMMAWVRLNQRMFPTDQEVLLFLLMNMKDTAGAWAHPHLDQLGSHRAIIQTVEDFRREFLAAFGNPDATRAAERQITHLTQTGTCAEYITKFRTIAMDLDWNNAALRGQFAQGLHWEVSRLIATREQRPTTLLELQNAALVIDNALQEERASHLPKGRRLSSNPNFVSEEEQNHRRAEGLCIKCGKSGHKFAECRTGWKATPKEESAKKEVAKVGKESEPKSGKD, from the exons atggcaacccgttcccggagcaccgcttgtccccaatcccctcttgatcaaggagagttgggacccactcttcagGCAACCGCCAATGAGTCAGGGAGCCTCAAACCAGAGGTCTACGGGGAAATATCCCTCAGCCGcgcaatctccctcctcctgggattgcaaaaccaagtcatccggCTCAAGCAAGAACTCaaggaaatcaaggaagtcaaccaggaagcccaagactggatgggagcagttgACCAAACCCTCACTCGCATTGAGGCTAGCAATGGGCCCcaaccccacacaccagaagaccggaaaccacCGGCAATTGaagccacgcccaggcccctatcCAAAGCcaaccctcttccagcgcctagtgcgcccctcattgcctgggccaaccccaccAAGCCCCCCAtcacctttgcccaaccaactCCTGTCCGGGCCCCCCCAAGAGTCCAAACTCCCGctccacctttgcctatcaGGCTCCGCTCCCCCGTTGCCCCTCAGCCAGCGGCTCCAGTAGCCGCATACCAAGCCCCCGTCAAGGTAGATCACCCCAATGCTTACACGGGGAAAATTGGGAATGAGTCAcaacaatggctcacaagaaTGATGGCATGGGTCCGCCTCAACCAGCGCATGTTCccaacggatcaggaggtACTTTTGTTCCttctaatgaacatgaaggatacAGCAGGGGCATGGGCACACCCCCACcttgaccaactagggtcccacagggccatcatccaaacagTTGAGGACTTCAGGAGGGAATTcctggctgcatttgggaacCCGGACGCTACAAGGGCTGCAGagcggcaaatcacccaccttactcagacaggcacctgcgctgagtacatcacaaaattcaggaccattgccatggacctggattggAACAACGCCGCCCTCCGTGGGCAATTCgcacaaggcctccactgggaagttagccgcctcattgccacCCGTGAACAacgcccaaccaccctccttgagctgcaaaatgcagctctggtcattgataacgccctccaAGAGGAGCGCGCCAGCCACCTGCCTAAGGGTA ggcgcctctccagcaatcccaactttgtctctgaggaggaacaaaacCACCGCCgggctgaaggcctatgtatcaagtgcggcaaatcgggccacaagtttgcggaatgccgcaccggctggaaagccacgcctaaggaggaaAGTGCCAAGAAAGAAGTCGCCaaggttggcaaagagtctgaacccaaatcaggaaaagactaa
- a CDS encoding Retrotransposable element Tf2 protein: MLDGSSPQAGKIWKKAFLTFSLDGKKMTKTFLICNTGSHAAILGLKWLGAHNPEIDWNMRTLTFPHAPPEHVAIAKEEEADQEPLEGVPSKYHQYAKVFGEEEFNKLPPHRHYNIGIELTEEGPLNSPLYSMTNAESTTLKDWLRDKLKAGKIQPSKLSISSPVMFVPKKDGSCRLVVDYCCLNNRTKKNVYPLPCPDDLMAQLRSAKVFTKLDLRWGYNNVCVKEGDKWKTAFRTKYGLYKSLVMTFGLTNAPAAFQHFMNKLFKDLLDVCVIIYLDDILIYSKDDATHTKHVHEVLRRLMENQLFCKASKCTFHVTSVEYLGIIVLDKGFSLDKLKIQAVQEWPTPTKVKEVQSFLGFANFLQRFVANFSHMARPLHNLVKKDTPWKWDAREQEAFQGLKDAITNAPVLHHANPTKPYFLKTDASGAALGSILSQRQEDGRLHPLGFLSESFKGAKQNYNTHDKELLAIIQSFEYWRIFLEGTLHPITVFTDHCNLEYWKESRTFNQRHAQWHLLLAGYNFQIVYRPGKQLGKPDALSCRLDHANVPPANQTMLPDPVFANIAQVIPEKELQRQIKAALDQDKSLEEILQFLQNKSKAPPSIKQAFKDYEMEAGLLFYQGQIVVPDVGTLRMDLLCIFHNSPLAGHPGRQQTLELVSRNYYWPGIRADTYWHVDSCETCQRIRKPKYASIPPQPLKLPSRPWQHVSYDMIVDLPRDGNNNSILVIIDSFTKYRIFVKCSKKLKAPKLAELFLEHVWKRHGMPEKTISDRGRVFNNKFLQALYKRLGIDPHFSSAYHPQSNGQTEQVNPSIEHFLRAYSGINQRDWTRWLPMAEFAYNNAVHSSTGKTPFKALYGWEPSLTLSNVPTDVPEANDLAQTMEAQWREVEAALQQSKTKMTAGEEGSPTVFEVGEEVWLNARNVNLKTLSPKLTEQRLGPFKVSEKISNHAYQLKLPSTMRIHNVFYVGLLSKVKRDDKRAFEKRPPPVTVDGEEEYKVEGITDMEERNGKWFFRVKWKGYGSEENTWEPRENLKNAEKILKNFEKEMKKKALGAAKALRGGQCRHSPIDQGDMGPFLPSATPVKLGEVSLERVTRLLLGLLGQVKRLKQEIGEIKEAGIETCTNVKNISQTINVVKDGLRSLQLKGPTTPKDTKPPIVEATPRPLPKTNPAGSSMPPQGPSPPLSPRLQSPIRASAPPPPPPVAAYPAPVKVDHPDAYTGKIGSEAKQWLTRMLAWTRLNAQMFPTDQEVLSFLLMNMKDAAGAWAHPHLDQLGSHKATDKRNK, from the exons atgcttgatgggtcaagcccccaggctggcaagatctggaagaaggcattcctaaccttctcccttgatggcaagaaaatgaccaagactttccttatatgtaacacagggtctcacgccgccatcctGGGATTGAAGTGGTTGGGCGCCCACAACccggaaattgattggaatatgcGCACTCTCACCTTCCCCCACGCACCACCTGAGCATgtagccattgccaaggaagaggaagccgACCAagaaccccttgaaggagtaccctccaaataccaccaatatgcaaaggtatttggagaggaagaattcaacaagctcccCCCTCACCGGCACTACAATATTGGCATTGAGCttacggaagaaggccccttgaactcaCCCTTATACAGTATGACCAATGCCGAGTCTACCACACTCaaagactggctcagggacaagctcaaggctgggaagatccaaCCCAGCAAATTGTCAATTAGCTCTCCCGTAATGTttgtccccaaaaaggatggttcctgccgtttggttgttgactattGTTGTTTGAATAAccggaccaagaaaaacgtctacccatTACcctgtccagatgacctcatggcccagctccgcagTGCCAAGGTGTTCACTAAGCTAGACCTAaggtggggttacaacaacgtctgTGTTAAGGaaggggacaaatggaaaactgccttccgcaccaagtatggtctgtacaagtccctggtcatgacattcggcctgacaaacgcccctgccgccttccagcacttcatgaacaaactgttcaaggacttactggatgtatgcgtcatcatctacctcgATGatatcctaatctactctaaggatgacgcaactCACACAAAACACGTCCATGAGGTTCTGAGGCGGCTAATGGAGAATCAACTTTTTtgcaaggcatccaagtgtacattccatgtcacctctgtggaatacctgggaatcattgttttGGACAAGGGatttagcctggataagctcaagattcAGGCCGTGCAAGAATGGCCAACCCCAACCAAAGTCAAGGAGGTTCAGTCCTTCCTGggatttgccaatttcctacaACGGTTTGTGGCCAATTTTAGTCACATGGCGCGACCcctacacaacctagtcaaaaaggacacgccctggaaatgggacgcaagggagcaggaagcattccaaggactaaaagatgccatcacaaacgcccctgtacTACACCACGCCAATCCTACAAAGCCTTACTTCCTCAAAACAGACGCATCCGGCGCGGCCCTGGggtccatactcagtcaacggcAAGAAGACGGACGCCTACACCCACTAGGATttctgtcagaatcatttaaaggtgccaaacagaactacaacacccatgacaaggaactcctggctaTCATCCAATcatttgagtactggcgcatcttcttaGAAGGAACCTTACACCCTATTACTGTGTTTACGGACCACtgcaacctggaatattggaaggagtcccgcACCTTCAACCAacgccatgcacaatggcatttACTCCTTGCTGGTTATAATTTCCAGATAGTCTaccgcccagggaaacagttggGAAAACCGGATGCCCTCTCCTGCCGCTTGGATCATGCCAATGTCCCTCCTGCCAATCAAACAATGCTCCCAGATCCTGTATTCGCTAACATAGCCCAAGTAATCCCTGAAAAAGAGCTCCAGCGACAGATCAAGGCTGCCCTGGATCAAGACAAGTCTCTGGAGGAGATATTACAGTTCCTCCagaacaaatccaaggcaccaccctcAATCAAACAAGCCTTTAAGGACTATGAGATGGAGGCCGGATTACTGTTCTACCAAGGGCAAATTGTGGTACCTGATGTAGGCACCCTGAGGATGGATTTGCTTTGCATTTTCCACAACAGTCCATTGGCTGGTCACCCAGGCAGGCAACAAACTCTGGAATTGGTATCAcgtaactactactggccggGCATCCGCGCAGATACATATTGGCACGtagactcctgtgaaacctgccaaAGGATCAGAAAGCCCAAGTATGCCTCCATTCCCCCGCAACCGCTCAAGCTACCatccagaccctggcaacatgtctcctatgacatgattgtagacctgccaagggacgggaataacaactccatACTGGTCATAATAGACAGTTTCACAAAATACAgaatctttgtcaaatgttccaagaagctcaaagcacCCAAGCTAGCGGAactgttcctggaacacgtgtGGAAACGTCATGGAATGCCGGAAAAGACAATATCGGACAGGGGCAgagtcttcaacaacaagttcctaCAAGCGCTGTACAAACGATTAGGCATTGACCCACACTTTTCCTCAGCGTACCACCCAcaaagcaacggacaaacagaacaagtgaacccctctattgaacacttcctaagggctTACTCCGGCATcaatcaacgggactggacaaggtggctcccaatggcggaatttgcatacaacaacgccgtaCATAGCAGTACTGGGAAAACCCCGTTCAAAGCCTTATACGGATGGGAGCCTTCCCTGACCCTGTCCAACGTACCAACGGATGTCCCGGAAGCCAATGATCTAGCTCAGACAATGGAAGCCCAGTGGAGAGAAGTGGAAGCTGCACTCCAGCAATCCAAGACAAAAATGACCGCCGGAGAGGAAGGAAGCCCAACCGTGTTTGAAGTAGGGGAAGAAGTATGGCTCAACGCCAGAAACGTTAACCTGAAAACCTTGAGCCCCAAACTGACGGAACAACGTTTGGGACCATTCAAAGTCtccgagaaaatctccaaccatGCTTACCAACTCAAACTCCCTTCGACTATGCgcatccacaatgtcttctacgtgggactattgtcaaaagtcaaaagagATGACAAACGCGCCTTTGAAAAACGTCCCcctccagtcaccgtggatggggaagaagaatacaaggttgaagggatcacggacatggaagaaaggaacgggaaatggttctttagggtaaaatggaagggctatggatcagaggagaacacctgggaaccaagggaaaacctcaaaaacgccgaaaaaatcctaaaaaattttgagaaagaaatgaaaaagaaggcccttggcgctgccaaggcccttagaggggggcagtgtc gacactccCCTATTGATCAAGGGGACatgggacccttccttccgtCAGCCACCCCTGTCAAGCTTGGGGAAGTATCCCTTGAGCGCGTCacacgcctcctccttggcctccttggccaagtcaaacgcCTCAAACAGGAAATTGGGGAAATCAAAGAAGCAGGGATTGAGACCTGCACCAACGTCAAAAACATATCCCAAACCatcaatgttgtcaaggatgggcttagaagcctccaacttaAGGGGCCCACAACACCCAAAGATACCAAGCCCCCaattgtggaagcaacgccacgccccctaccaAAGACCAACCCTGCTGGATCGTCTA TGCCCCCGCAAggcccatctccccctctatctccgcgtctccaatccccaatcaGAGCctctgcccctccacctccacctccagttgccgcctatcctgccccagtcaaagtagaccacccagatgcctacacaggcaagattgggagtgaagccaagcaatggctcacaaggatgctggCTTGGACCCGGTTGAACGCCCAaatgttccccacggatcaggaggttctatccttcctcctgatgaatatgaaggatgctgccggggcctgggcccatcctcACCTTGATCAGCTTGGTTCTCACAAAGCAACAGACAAACGGAACAAGTAA